ATCTTTAAATTTAAAAAATATATTTCTAATACAAAAAAGTATAAATCAATATGATACTAAATTTTGATTGCGCGTATTTATAAAACGATAAAAAAACCATATTATTATATACTTTATTTATTTTTTATAAGAATAATTTATTTTACACTACATTAAATCACATTAACAAAACTATGGCTTTGTCTATTTCCAAACAAAATGAAATCCTACTAAACAGTCTCAGGTTAAAATATGAAGCAGCCTCAGACAAGAAGAAAGCTCTTCAGAAAAATCAATATTTCAGAAATTTATTTGAGTCTTATGGGATTTCAAACCCTGACAGAAGGGCAATAGACAAGCAAGTGCAAAGAGAAATCAATTATAAATTGCTAGAAAACGACATCAAAACGATAGTGAAAACTGCGTATCAGAAAAAGCAAAGAGAATGGCAACACTTCGCTATGGAAATTCATTTCAGCAGCCGAAAAACATGGGTGGAGAATGACCTGAAAACTATAGAATTCATGCTTGTCAACAAGTCTTGGTGGGACACCGTCGACTATATTTCATCGAATAGCCTAGGCGAGTTCATGAAGAAAAGAAAAGAGCAACAGGTAGAGACATTTAAAAAGTGGAGAACTTCCTACAATATCTGGTTGAGAAGAGCGTCAATATTATTCCAATTGAAATACAAAGAAAAAACTGATATTGACATGCTTGCCAAAAACATTATCCCTTCGCTGAGTTCAAATGAATTTTTCCTTCAAAAAGCCATTGGGTGGTCGCTAAGGCAATATGCCAAGACCGACCCAAACTTTGTTTCAAACTTCGTGGATGAACATGACATCTCCGGTTTAGCCCGAAGAGAAGCCCTCAAACACATTAATAAGTCTTAATCGCCACAGGCTTTAAGATTAAAGCGTCTTCATACGAATTCTTCGTATTTTCATTAACTATTGACCAAACTCTTAAACTCTCATTCGCATTCAAGCTTACCATTTTTTGATGCTGATATTTTTCCGTCGAATAGTCTTTGCCATAAATACTAATATCAGGCCTGTCTACAAATCCTAATACTTGGTACTCGTTATTAGGCTTTTTCTTTTGTGACGTCAATGTACTCTTAAAATCAGGAGAATTTAGATAATACTCATGATCAGTAGGAAAAGAATAAATCATCTTGTGTCTATGATGCAAAGCTACGTCTTTGAACTTTGCGCCATGCATCATATCGACAATCACTGGATTCAAATTAGAACACATATAGACTGAAAGCCAACCTTCGTCTCCATT
The Aureibacter tunicatorum DNA segment above includes these coding regions:
- a CDS encoding DNA alkylation repair protein, with amino-acid sequence MALSISKQNEILLNSLRLKYEAASDKKKALQKNQYFRNLFESYGISNPDRRAIDKQVQREINYKLLENDIKTIVKTAYQKKQREWQHFAMEIHFSSRKTWVENDLKTIEFMLVNKSWWDTVDYISSNSLGEFMKKRKEQQVETFKKWRTSYNIWLRRASILFQLKYKEKTDIDMLAKNIIPSLSSNEFFLQKAIGWSLRQYAKTDPNFVSNFVDEHDISGLARREALKHINKS